Proteins from a single region of Pseudomonas sp. BSw22131:
- a CDS encoding multidrug/biocide efflux PACE transporter, which translates to MNDSTQSPAAPVPTKSLKERALHALLFEMIGVLLFAPGLAWVLGQSLGKMGAMTVMISTVAMLWNMLFNAGFDRLRRRMGFAMSLSARALHALAFEGGLIVAVVPLAAWWLSISLMKAFWLDIGLLLLFLPYTMIFNLAYDKIRARILERRRMKWDEGTSRR; encoded by the coding sequence ATGAACGACTCCACACAATCTCCGGCCGCGCCTGTGCCCACCAAGTCCCTGAAAGAGCGCGCACTGCACGCCCTGTTGTTCGAAATGATCGGCGTGCTGCTGTTCGCCCCGGGGCTTGCGTGGGTGCTGGGCCAATCGCTTGGGAAAATGGGGGCCATGACGGTGATGATCTCCACCGTGGCGATGCTCTGGAACATGCTGTTCAACGCAGGTTTTGATCGCTTGCGCAGGCGAATGGGCTTCGCCATGTCCCTGAGTGCGCGAGCGCTGCACGCGCTGGCATTCGAGGGTGGTCTGATCGTCGCGGTGGTGCCGCTGGCCGCATGGTGGCTGTCGATCAGTTTGATGAAAGCGTTCTGGCTGGACATCGGTTTGCTGCTGCTGTTTCTGCCGTACACGATGATCTTCAACCTGGCCTACGACAAAATCAGGGCAAGAATCCTGGAGCGGCGCCGGATGAAATGGGACGAGGGCACTTCGCGGCGGTGA